In a single window of the Pseudomonas sp. B21-015 genome:
- a CDS encoding cytochrome c gives MTLKRLSVVLLACLTLSACGGVDPNSPLGQRKAIFKQMLKTGEDLGGMLRGRIPFDGPKFADGAVKLDTLSREPWKHFPQVREDAHTSAKDDVWQKQARFQEMARTLEGATGELVIASKIQPYKASNLGPAVQKVEDACSACHKEFRDH, from the coding sequence ATGACTCTTAAAAGACTTTCTGTTGTATTGCTGGCCTGCCTGACCTTGTCCGCCTGCGGTGGTGTCGACCCGAATTCGCCGCTGGGTCAGCGCAAGGCGATCTTCAAGCAGATGCTCAAGACCGGCGAAGACCTGGGCGGCATGTTGCGTGGGCGTATTCCGTTCGATGGCCCGAAATTCGCTGACGGCGCTGTGAAACTCGACACGTTGTCCCGTGAGCCGTGGAAGCATTTTCCGCAAGTGCGCGAAGATGCTCACACCAGCGCCAAGGACGATGTCTGGCAGAAGCAGGCCCGCTTCCAGGAAATGGCCCGCACCCTTGAAGGCGCCACCGGTGAATTGGTGATTGCCAGCAAGATTCAGCCCTACAAGGCCAGCAATCTGGGGCCGGCGGTACAGAAGGTCGAAGATGCTTGTAGTGCTTGCCATAAAGAGTTTCGGGATCATTGA
- a CDS encoding DUF1090 domain-containing protein, with protein sequence MKLLSPLALLALCSVMAAPLMATEEAPGLTGCAAKKQGIINQIELAKSRGNADQQAGLETALSEVTAHCTDASLKKERENKVLDAKHEVSRRQADLDKAMKKGDAEKIDKRKDKLAQSRKELQEALDELDK encoded by the coding sequence ATGAAACTTCTTTCACCGCTCGCCTTGCTGGCCCTGTGCAGCGTGATGGCCGCTCCATTGATGGCCACCGAAGAGGCCCCTGGCCTGACCGGTTGCGCCGCCAAAAAACAAGGCATCATCAACCAGATCGAACTGGCCAAGTCCCGCGGTAACGCCGATCAACAGGCTGGCCTGGAAACCGCTCTGAGCGAAGTCACCGCCCATTGCACCGACGCCTCCCTGAAGAAGGAACGGGAAAACAAGGTGCTCGACGCCAAGCACGAAGTCAGCAGGCGTCAGGCCGATCTCGACAAGGCGATGAAAAAAGGCGACGCCGAGAAAATCGACAAGCGCAAAGACAAACTGGCTCAATCGCGCAAGGAATTGCAGGAAGCGCTGGATGAGTTGGATAAGTAA
- the ligB gene encoding NAD-dependent DNA ligase LigB, producing MLPNLRLFFGFLLTLTCLTANATECPDWPPARALDEITALQKRIDLWDDSYHREGRSLVADELYDQSRARLSEWRECFDSGPSPEPLRTAGGTLAHPIAHTGLEKLRDGRAVEAWLKDREDVWIQPKVDGVAVTLIYRNGRLHQAISRGDGVNGQDWTASARQIAAIPQKLPQPLDLLLQGELYWRLTEQVQAQAGSVNARTTVAGLMARKALSPEQAAGIGLFVWDWPQGPRSLPARVAALDELGFPSTTPYSQPIETFADAERWRDHWYRSPLPFASDGIVLRQDQRPPAERWQAKTPYWSVAWKYPFAQALAEVRKVHFKIGRTGRITPVLDLAPVMLDDRQIKRVSVSSLQRWEALDIRPGDQVAISLAGLTIPRLDGVVLRSTERPELNVPRAADFHPLSCWQPTPGCESQFLARLSWLSGKQGLALPHVGPGTWEKLLKAERLGSLLDWLTLDEQELANIDGFGERSSARLLNSFNSARQRPFARWLKALGLPPTGQARLADSWQALAQRNTEQWQAEAGIGPGRAAQLSAFFRDPQVLALSETLRVAGIDGF from the coding sequence ATGCTGCCCAACCTGCGCCTGTTTTTCGGTTTCCTGCTGACCCTCACCTGCCTGACCGCCAATGCCACCGAATGCCCTGACTGGCCGCCGGCCCGCGCTCTGGACGAAATCACCGCACTGCAAAAGCGAATAGACCTCTGGGACGACAGCTATCATCGCGAAGGCCGCTCCTTGGTCGCCGATGAACTCTACGATCAGTCCCGTGCGCGACTGAGCGAATGGCGCGAGTGTTTTGATTCCGGCCCCTCCCCCGAACCGTTGCGTACGGCCGGCGGCACGCTTGCTCATCCCATCGCCCATACCGGCCTGGAAAAACTGCGCGATGGGCGCGCCGTCGAAGCCTGGCTAAAAGATCGCGAGGATGTGTGGATTCAGCCCAAGGTCGACGGCGTGGCGGTGACGCTGATCTATCGCAACGGCCGACTACATCAGGCGATCAGTCGGGGTGACGGGGTAAACGGCCAGGACTGGACCGCCTCGGCGCGTCAGATCGCCGCCATCCCTCAAAAACTTCCGCAACCGCTGGACCTGTTGCTGCAAGGCGAACTCTATTGGCGCCTGACCGAACAGGTGCAAGCCCAGGCCGGCAGCGTCAATGCCCGCACCACGGTGGCCGGATTGATGGCGCGCAAGGCGCTGAGCCCTGAGCAAGCCGCCGGTATCGGGCTGTTTGTCTGGGATTGGCCGCAAGGCCCGAGAAGCCTGCCGGCCCGCGTGGCGGCTCTGGATGAGCTGGGGTTCCCGAGCACAACGCCCTACAGTCAGCCGATCGAGACATTTGCCGATGCCGAACGCTGGCGCGATCACTGGTATCGCTCGCCCCTGCCCTTCGCCAGCGATGGCATCGTTTTGCGTCAGGACCAGCGTCCACCGGCCGAGCGCTGGCAGGCAAAAACGCCTTACTGGAGCGTCGCCTGGAAATACCCCTTTGCCCAGGCGCTGGCCGAGGTGCGCAAGGTCCACTTCAAGATCGGACGCACTGGCCGGATCACACCGGTGCTGGATCTGGCACCGGTGATGCTTGATGACCGGCAGATCAAGCGCGTCAGTGTCAGCTCCCTGCAACGCTGGGAAGCGCTGGACATTCGTCCTGGCGATCAGGTCGCCATCAGTCTGGCGGGGCTGACCATCCCCAGGCTCGACGGTGTCGTATTGCGCAGCACCGAACGCCCTGAATTGAATGTACCGCGGGCAGCAGACTTTCATCCGTTAAGCTGCTGGCAGCCGACACCCGGATGCGAAAGCCAATTCCTCGCACGCCTGAGCTGGCTCAGCGGCAAACAAGGACTGGCCTTGCCCCATGTCGGGCCAGGCACCTGGGAGAAACTGCTCAAGGCCGAACGCCTCGGCAGCCTGCTCGATTGGTTGACCCTCGATGAGCAAGAGCTTGCTAACATTGACGGCTTCGGCGAACGCAGCAGTGCTCGCCTCTTGAACAGTTTCAACAGCGCCCGACAACGCCCGTTCGCTCGCTGGCTCAAAGCCCTGGGCTTGCCGCCAACCGGCCAGGCGCGCCTCGCCGATTCATGGCAGGCGCTGGCGCAACGAAACACCGAACAATGGCAGGCCGAAGCCGGCATCGGCCCGGGACGCGCCGCGCAATTGAGCGCTTTTTTCCGCGACCCTCAAGTGCTGGCCTTGAGCGAGACATTACGTGTTGCCGGGATTGACGGTTTTTAG